One region of Natronorubrum aibiense genomic DNA includes:
- the ilvA gene encoding threonine ammonia-lyase — protein MLELADILEARERVRETSRHTPLEHSHTYSAMTGADVHLKLENFQRTGAFKIRGATNRIATLSETQKEAGVVTASAGNHAQGVALAATRAGVDSKIVMPEHAPISKVKATKSYGAKVVLAGRDYNEAAERAHEIEREEDRTYVHAFDDEDVMAGQGTIGLEILDDCPDVETVVVPIGGGGLISGIATAIKAQKPDTRVIGVQADGASSAAASLEKGERVSLEGVDTIADGIATRSIGEQTFPYIQQYVDEVVTVSDPEIAVALVYLLERSKTLVEGAGAVPLAAVLFEQFDYDDDETIVAALCGGNIDLNTLTNVIVRGLVETGRYLKIRTVLKDRPGALEDLLEIFTAHQANIYAIHHDRTSREVEMSDTEVEIELEMRGPDHVDAFLSDLRDAGYPVDILA, from the coding sequence ATGCTCGAACTTGCCGACATTCTCGAGGCACGCGAGCGGGTGCGTGAGACATCTCGACACACACCGCTCGAACACTCGCACACGTACTCAGCGATGACCGGTGCCGACGTCCACCTGAAACTGGAGAACTTCCAGCGAACGGGGGCGTTCAAGATCCGCGGCGCGACGAACCGGATCGCGACGCTTTCGGAGACACAGAAAGAGGCGGGCGTCGTCACCGCGAGTGCGGGTAATCACGCACAGGGCGTTGCGCTCGCGGCGACGCGAGCGGGCGTCGACTCGAAGATCGTGATGCCCGAACACGCACCGATCTCAAAAGTCAAAGCGACGAAAAGCTACGGTGCAAAGGTCGTCCTCGCGGGGCGAGACTACAACGAAGCCGCCGAGCGTGCCCACGAAATCGAACGCGAGGAAGACCGTACCTACGTCCACGCCTTCGACGACGAGGACGTGATGGCCGGGCAGGGAACGATCGGGCTCGAGATCCTCGATGACTGCCCGGACGTCGAGACCGTCGTCGTCCCCATCGGCGGTGGCGGCCTCATCAGCGGGATCGCTACGGCGATCAAGGCGCAAAAACCCGACACGCGCGTCATCGGCGTGCAGGCCGACGGAGCCTCGAGCGCCGCAGCCTCCCTCGAGAAAGGCGAACGCGTCTCGCTCGAGGGGGTCGACACCATCGCGGATGGGATCGCGACACGCAGTATCGGTGAGCAGACGTTCCCCTACATCCAGCAGTACGTCGACGAGGTCGTCACCGTCTCCGATCCCGAGATCGCCGTCGCGCTGGTCTATCTCCTCGAGCGGTCGAAGACGCTCGTCGAAGGCGCTGGTGCGGTGCCGCTTGCGGCGGTGCTCTTCGAGCAGTTCGACTACGACGACGACGAGACGATCGTTGCCGCCCTCTGTGGCGGCAACATCGACCTCAACACGCTGACGAACGTCATCGTCCGCGGGCTCGTCGAGACCGGCCGCTATCTCAAGATTCGGACGGTGCTGAAAGACCGTCCGGGCGCACTCGAGGACCTCCTCGAGATCTTCACCGCCCATCAGGCGAACATCTACGCGATTCACCACGACCGGACCTCCCGCGAAGTCGAGATGAGCGATACCGAAGTCGAGATCGAACTCGAGATGCGCGGCCCCGACCACGTTGACGCGTTCCTCTCCGATCTCCGCGACGCCGGCTACCCGGTCGACATCCTCGCGTAG
- a CDS encoding gamma-glutamylcyclotransferase family protein, producing MLVFVYGTLTEPERVERLLGNGPGAYEFRGDAVLEGFHRVDGRYPTLVPGGHVEGRLLAVDDSALERLDRYEGVDRGLYARVSVPDMEQRSVQVYVGDPARLGLERDASWPDAPSFRVAVRTALERSNAVLRRTE from the coding sequence GTGCTGGTCTTCGTGTACGGAACGCTGACCGAGCCGGAGCGGGTCGAGCGGCTTCTGGGCAACGGTCCCGGAGCGTACGAGTTTCGAGGTGACGCCGTCCTCGAGGGATTCCACCGCGTCGACGGCCGGTATCCGACGCTCGTACCCGGTGGGCATGTCGAGGGACGACTGCTCGCCGTCGACGACTCCGCACTCGAGCGACTCGATCGCTACGAGGGCGTCGATCGCGGACTGTACGCGCGGGTTTCGGTGCCGGACATGGAACAGCGATCCGTGCAGGTGTACGTTGGTGATCCGGCACGACTCGGCCTCGAGCGCGATGCGTCGTGGCCCGACGCGCCGTCGTTTCGGGTAGCCGTCCGCACGGCACTCGAGCGATCGAACGCCGTGTTACGACGTACCGAATGA
- a CDS encoding Rid family detoxifying hydrolase has protein sequence MKRIIQTDDAPAAVGAYSQATTDDSLVFTAGQIPLTADGDLLDDEPIDVQTEQALYNLDAVLDEAGATSADILKVTVFLDDIDDFDAMNEAYASYFDDEPPARSAIEVAALPKGVGIEIEAIASLE, from the coding sequence ATGAAACGGATCATCCAGACCGACGACGCACCTGCCGCAGTCGGTGCCTACAGTCAGGCGACGACCGACGACTCGCTGGTGTTTACCGCCGGCCAAATCCCACTGACGGCCGACGGTGACCTCCTCGACGACGAACCGATCGACGTCCAGACTGAACAGGCACTTTACAATCTCGATGCCGTTCTCGACGAGGCCGGGGCGACCTCCGCAGACATCCTCAAAGTCACCGTTTTCCTCGACGACATCGACGACTTCGACGCGATGAACGAGGCCTACGCCAGCTACTTCGACGACGAGCCGCCAGCTCGAAGCGCCATCGAAGTCGCTGCCCTCCCCAAAGGCGTCGGCATCGAAATCGAAGCCATCGCCTCGCTCGAGTAA